One window of the Primulina eburnea isolate SZY01 unplaced genomic scaffold, ASM2296580v1 ctg1404_ERROPOS370979, whole genome shotgun sequence genome contains the following:
- the LOC140820708 gene encoding uncharacterized protein, translating into MNCLIWNIRGLRGSESQQRLHAFVKEKQIKVLAVLEPLIDLDPRFMTRRLGFSGVISNLSGHIWVFFAADVRAECVFDHAQFLHIRVSASFLPTEIFCSFVYARFDYVQRRDLWASLLLVKPVLGPCLVGGDFNVVRDASECLGSRGGRLLPMEEFNTFILDSGLIDAGFEGSSFTWTNKTIWKRLDRILVSVDWGDHFSSIRVEHLARTVSDHCPLLVTAPVFARGPSSFRFQRMWVRHHGFLQTVRLN; encoded by the coding sequence ATGAATTGTTTAATCTGGAATATCCGGGGACTTCGAGGTTCGGAGTCCCAGCAGAGGCTTCATGCCTTTGTGAAGGAGAAGCAGATTAAGGTTTTGGCTGTTTTGGAGCCCTTGATTGATCTGGATCCAAGATTCATGACTCGCCGTTTGGGGTTTTCTGGAGTCATTTCTAATCTCTCCGGTCATATCTGGGTATTTTTTGCTGCTGATGTGAGGGCGGAGTGTGTCTTTGATCATGCTCAGTTCCTTCACATCAGAGTCTCTGCCTCTTTCTTGCCGACAGAGATATTTTGTTCTTTTGTCTATGCTAGATTTGATTATGTTCAGCGTAGGGATCTTTGGGCTTCTTTGCTGTTGGTTAAGCCTGTTTTGGGTCCCTGTCTGGTTGGGGGCGACTTTAATGTCGTCAGGGATGCGTCTGAGTGCTTGGGCTCCCGTGGTGGTAGGTTGCTACCCATGGAGGAGTTCAACACTTTTATTCTTGATTCTGGCCTGATCGATGCTGGTTTTGAGGGGTCTTCGTTCACTTGGACGAATAAGACCATTTGGAAGCGGTTGGACAGGATCTTGGTTTCTGTTGATTGGGGAGATCATTTCAGCTCGATTCGAGTTGAACATCTCGCTCGTACTGTCTCGGATCACTGTCCGCTTTTGGTCACCGCTCCTGTTTTTGCCCGTGGGCCGAGCTCGTTTCGCTTCCAGCGTATGTGGGTTAGGCACCATGGTTTTTTGCAGACTGTGAGGCTTAATTAG